A window of Trichomycterus rosablanca isolate fTriRos1 chromosome 5, fTriRos1.hap1, whole genome shotgun sequence contains these coding sequences:
- the asrgl1 gene encoding isoaspartyl peptidase/L-asparaginase, which produces MLPVVVVHGGAGYIPNERAELSSAGVREAARRGYAILQSGGSAMDAVVESVTILENNPTYNAGRGSVLNVKGEVEMDALVMDGRTLASGAVSAVRRVANPIQLARLVMDKTKHLCLTAEGASKFARAMGVPEVPEESLITDYSRMRWKQNLVPGANPVESQMGKMGTVGAVAVDAEGNVACATSTGGMINKMEGRVGDTPCVGCGGYADNQTGAVSPTGHGEAIMKVCLSRLILFHMEQGKSPEEASDMALTYMKERVHGLAGVVVVDPKGAWAARFSSKQMSWAAAQQGQLHYGLYHGEDLTEPV; this is translated from the exons ATGTTGCCTGTTGTGGTAGTGCATGGTGGTGCAGGATACATCCCCAATGAGAGAGCTGAGCTCTCCTCCGCCGGGGTGCGGGAGGCAGCAAGGCGTGGTTATGCCATTCTTCAGTCAGGAGGCAGTGCCATGGATGCTGTGGTGGAATCGGTCACTATTTTAGAAAACAACCCAACATATAATGCAG GTCGAGGGTCAGTGTTGAACGTAAAAGGGGAAGTTGAGATGGATGCTCTGGTGATGGACGGACGAACTTTAGCCAGTGGAGCTGTGTCTGCTGTTAGGAGAGTTGCTAATCCGATTCAGCTGGCCAGGCTGGTTATGGACAAG ACGAAGCACCTGTGTCTGACTGCAGAGGGGGCTTCCAAGTTTGCTAGAGCCATGGGCGTCCCTGAAGTACCTGAAGAGTCCCTGATCACCGACTATTCAAGGATGCGTTGGAAGCAGAACCTGGTGCCGGGTGCCAATCCAGTGGAGAGCCAAAT GGGCAAGATGGGCACGGTAGGGGCAGTAGCTGTAGATGCAGAGGGAAACGTGGCCTGTGCTACCTCTACAGGAGGCATGATCAACAAAATGGAGGGTCGTGTTGGAGATACACCATGTGTTG GGTGTGGAGGCTATGCTGATAACCAGACTGGGGCTGTATCACCCACTGGGCATGGAGAAGCCATCATGAAAGTCTGTCTGTCCCGACTTATTCTCTTTCACATGGAGCAAG GAAAAAGCCCAGAGGAGGCGAGCGACATGGCCCTGACCTACATGAAAGAGCGGGTGCATGGTCTGGCTGGTGTGGTGGTTGTGGACCCTAAAGGTGCCTGGGCAGCTCGCTTTAGCAGCAAACAGATGTCATGGGCTGCAGCCCAGCAAGGGCAGCTCCACTATGGACTGTACCATGGAGAGGACCTCACTGAGCCTGTATAG